A genomic stretch from Deinococcus metalli includes:
- a CDS encoding xanthine dehydrogenase family protein molybdopterin-binding subunit, with the protein MKFDQASPPNPIDQERVVTRPHTRLEGPLKVSGQATYAYEYDVTGTPIYGSVVGAGVAHGRITRIDTAAAEAAPGVLLVLTHETMPAQGGSDTPVPQQQEASPQLAGPDVRHYHQAVAFVVAESFEQARAAAALIEVEYDVTPGQFTLADTLDAGEEPEDAADSVVGDFERAFRDAAVSVDLTFTTPDQSQAPMEPHATVAHWDGDQLTVHTAHQVVHWVRRGLALTLGVPQKDVRVVSAFVGGGFGTKLLFFSDAVLSAAAARILGRPVKTALPRPLMFNHTSHRAATIQHVRLGADTDGTLHAVGHDTWTGNLPGGDTEPACEQTKYLYAGEHRLIRTRKTELDLPPGASMRAPGEAVGMLALEGAMDELAEALGLDPVELRVLNDIQFDPEQGPKRPFSSRRLAQALRTGARAFGWADRPRAPRERRDGEWFVGYGVASAFRTNLVKPSGAAVRLEPGGTLTVETQMTDIGTGSYTILGQVAAEMLGLTLEQVRVRLGDSEFPPASGSGGSWGANSASAGVYAACDELRRVLARQAGYVPANAVFRNGKVWQGAECTELRDLAGADGVSATGRMTYGDLTERYVQAGFGAHFVEVGVNVHTAEVRVRRALSVVAAGRILNPVTARSQCLGGMTMGIGSALMEELHVDHDLGLFVNHDLGEYHVPVHADIPDLEVIFLDELDDQSSPLRAKGLGELGISGVGAAVANAVYNASGVRVRDFPITLDKILAGWDARA; encoded by the coding sequence ATGAAATTCGATCAGGCCTCGCCCCCCAACCCCATCGACCAGGAACGCGTCGTCACGCGTCCGCACACGCGCCTCGAGGGCCCCCTGAAGGTCAGCGGGCAGGCCACGTACGCCTACGAGTACGACGTGACCGGCACGCCCATCTACGGCTCTGTGGTGGGGGCGGGCGTGGCGCACGGCCGCATCACCCGTATCGATACGGCCGCCGCCGAGGCCGCGCCGGGCGTGCTGCTGGTCCTCACGCACGAGACCATGCCCGCGCAGGGCGGGTCCGACACCCCGGTGCCGCAGCAGCAGGAGGCGTCCCCGCAGCTCGCCGGGCCGGACGTGCGCCACTACCACCAGGCGGTCGCGTTCGTGGTCGCGGAGAGCTTCGAGCAGGCCCGCGCCGCCGCCGCGCTCATCGAGGTCGAGTACGACGTCACGCCCGGCCAGTTCACGCTGGCCGACACGCTGGACGCCGGCGAGGAGCCGGAGGACGCCGCAGACAGTGTCGTCGGGGACTTCGAGCGGGCGTTCCGGGACGCTGCCGTCTCAGTCGACCTCACCTTCACCACTCCGGACCAGTCGCAGGCGCCCATGGAGCCGCACGCGACGGTGGCCCACTGGGACGGCGACCAGCTCACGGTGCACACCGCGCACCAGGTGGTGCACTGGGTCCGGCGCGGGCTGGCGCTCACGCTGGGCGTGCCGCAGAAGGACGTGCGGGTCGTCAGCGCCTTTGTCGGCGGGGGCTTCGGCACCAAACTGCTGTTCTTCTCGGACGCGGTGCTGTCGGCCGCCGCCGCGCGAATCCTGGGCCGCCCCGTCAAGACCGCCCTGCCCCGGCCGCTGATGTTCAACCACACCTCGCACCGCGCCGCCACCATCCAGCACGTCCGCCTGGGCGCGGACACCGACGGAACCCTCCACGCTGTCGGGCATGACACCTGGACCGGGAACCTGCCCGGCGGCGACACCGAACCGGCGTGCGAGCAGACGAAGTACCTGTACGCCGGCGAGCACCGCCTGATCCGCACCCGCAAGACCGAGCTGGACCTGCCGCCCGGCGCGTCCATGCGCGCCCCCGGCGAGGCGGTGGGCATGCTCGCGCTGGAAGGTGCGATGGACGAGCTGGCCGAAGCACTCGGCCTCGACCCGGTCGAACTGCGGGTGCTCAACGACATCCAGTTCGACCCCGAACAGGGTCCCAAGCGCCCGTTCTCGTCGCGGCGGCTGGCGCAGGCGTTGCGGACCGGCGCCCGCGCGTTCGGTTGGGCGGACCGGCCCCGCGCCCCACGTGAGCGGCGCGACGGCGAGTGGTTTGTCGGGTACGGCGTCGCGTCCGCGTTCCGTACCAACCTCGTCAAGCCGTCCGGCGCGGCCGTGCGGCTCGAGCCCGGCGGCACCCTGACGGTCGAGACGCAGATGACCGACATCGGCACCGGCAGCTACACCATCCTGGGGCAGGTCGCCGCCGAGATGCTGGGCCTGACGCTGGAGCAGGTGCGCGTGCGCCTCGGCGACTCCGAATTCCCGCCGGCGTCCGGCTCCGGTGGCTCGTGGGGCGCGAACAGCGCGTCGGCCGGGGTGTACGCGGCCTGCGATGAACTGCGGCGCGTTCTGGCCCGGCAGGCGGGGTACGTGCCCGCGAATGCCGTGTTCCGGAATGGCAAGGTGTGGCAGGGAGCCGAGTGCACCGAGCTGCGCGACCTCGCCGGCGCCGACGGGGTGAGCGCCACCGGGCGCATGACCTACGGCGACCTCACCGAGCGCTATGTCCAGGCGGGCTTCGGCGCGCACTTCGTGGAGGTCGGCGTGAACGTTCATACCGCCGAGGTGCGCGTGCGCCGCGCCCTGAGCGTCGTCGCCGCCGGACGCATCCTGAATCCCGTCACTGCGCGCAGCCAGTGCCTGGGCGGCATGACCATGGGTATCGGCTCGGCGCTCATGGAGGAGCTGCATGTCGATCACGACCTGGGCCTGTTCGTGAACCATGACCTGGGCGAGTACCACGTCCCCGTGCACGCGGATATCCCGGACCTGGAGGTGATCTTCCTCGACGAACTCGACGACCAGTCCTCGCCGCTGCGCGCCAAGGGGCTGGGAGAACTCGGGATCAGCGGGGTGGGCGCGGCCGTCGCCAACGCCGTGTACAACGCCAGCGGCGTGCGCGTGCGCGACTTCCCGATCACCCTCGACAAGATCCTCGCGGGCTGGGACGCCCGGGCCTGA
- a CDS encoding DUF885 family protein, with the protein MSDAHDAARAYLKVHAQYRPVDATFMGLPGHDHQLPPAGADSVEAELAALTALQGTLGRLDAPRTAAARIDTRMLDAQLTTVLAEQRRSPRQHNPAWYTGEAAFSVISLLLPGHHGDAQDTRDALRVRLEAIPAFLAHGRSHLQGRPRPDDVAERARREARAAAHLLTSGLPKHPLWDDALRLPAARAARALVGFAEDLAGPGAPVACGENHLDLLMRVTHALPFGPREALERATEAFERLTGTLEAQAARLPGDLPWTEHLARLEQIGPEPERMLDTFRDLHERALDAARPLLTPAADYGLDFRLLPEWAEGTGDLYFLFYRSPAPDRPGQGSVYWVTPPGADLAAYRRANNSAFVKLVHAVHHGSIGHHTHNARAREAGSVLARVAGTDCASGIALLGGGTMVEGWACYAEDLLAEAPGFYTPAEELLLTQFERRNAASCIVDLKLHLGEWSLDEARAFYRDRAHFAPARVWAETTRNAMFPASRVMYWLGTETIKELRRELALDPRTFHDALLSYGHAPATVVADEMRAAHAPPGAPA; encoded by the coding sequence GTGAGTGACGCGCACGACGCTGCCCGCGCGTACCTGAAGGTGCACGCACAGTACCGGCCGGTGGACGCGACCTTCATGGGCCTGCCCGGCCACGACCACCAGCTCCCGCCGGCCGGGGCGGACAGCGTCGAGGCCGAACTCGCGGCCCTGACGGCCCTGCAGGGCACGCTCGGCCGGCTGGACGCGCCGCGGACGGCCGCCGCCCGCATCGACACGCGGATGCTGGACGCGCAGCTCACCACCGTGCTGGCCGAGCAGCGCCGTTCGCCCCGTCAGCACAACCCCGCGTGGTACACCGGCGAGGCCGCGTTCAGCGTGATCTCGCTGCTGCTGCCCGGCCACCACGGTGACGCGCAGGACACGCGGGACGCCCTGCGGGTGCGGCTGGAGGCGATTCCCGCCTTTCTGGCACATGGCCGCTCGCACCTCCAGGGCCGTCCGCGCCCGGACGACGTGGCGGAGCGGGCCCGGCGGGAAGCGCGGGCGGCGGCGCACCTGCTCACCTCGGGGCTCCCGAAGCACCCCCTGTGGGACGACGCGCTGCGCCTGCCGGCCGCCCGCGCCGCCCGCGCGCTGGTGGGCTTCGCGGAGGATCTGGCAGGCCCCGGCGCGCCGGTCGCATGCGGCGAGAACCACCTCGACCTGCTGATGCGTGTCACCCACGCCCTGCCCTTCGGGCCGCGCGAGGCGCTGGAGCGCGCCACCGAGGCCTTCGAGCGCCTGACGGGAACGCTGGAGGCCCAGGCGGCGCGGCTGCCGGGCGACCTGCCCTGGACCGAGCACCTCGCCCGGCTGGAGCAGATCGGCCCCGAGCCGGAACGCATGCTGGACACCTTCCGTGACCTGCACGAGCGCGCGCTGGACGCCGCCCGGCCACTGCTGACCCCCGCCGCCGACTACGGCCTGGACTTCCGCCTCCTTCCGGAGTGGGCGGAGGGCACCGGCGACCTGTACTTCCTGTTCTACCGCTCGCCTGCGCCCGACCGCCCCGGTCAGGGCAGCGTGTACTGGGTCACGCCGCCCGGCGCGGACCTCGCCGCGTACCGGCGCGCGAACAACAGCGCCTTCGTGAAGCTGGTACACGCTGTTCACCACGGCAGCATCGGCCACCACACCCACAATGCCCGCGCCCGCGAGGCCGGGTCGGTGCTCGCGCGCGTGGCCGGCACCGACTGCGCCTCGGGCATCGCGCTGCTGGGCGGCGGCACCATGGTCGAGGGCTGGGCGTGCTACGCCGAGGACCTGCTGGCCGAGGCGCCCGGCTTCTACACCCCGGCCGAGGAGCTGCTGCTCACGCAGTTCGAGCGGCGCAACGCCGCGTCGTGCATCGTGGACCTCAAGCTGCACCTGGGCGAGTGGTCGTTGGACGAGGCCCGGGCGTTCTACCGTGACCGCGCGCACTTCGCTCCGGCCCGCGTCTGGGCCGAGACCACACGCAACGCCATGTTCCCCGCCAGCCGCGTGATGTACTGGCTGGGTACCGAGACCATCAAGGAGCTGCGCCGCGAGCTGGCCCTCGATCCCCGCACCTTCCACGACGCCCTGCTGTCCTACGGCCACGCCCCCGCCACGGTCGTCGCCGACGAGATGCGCGCCGCCCACGCCCCCCCAGGAGCCCCCGCATGA
- a CDS encoding RraA family protein has product MTLSADHKLTLRDRFLKVDTANVADVLDELGLPDFGLSSDLWPIRQRLEKMGGWAYTIRGQMTPYPGTGDARKMEAVSGLTPGHLSVWSGGGAEGVCFFGELIARGMQYRGCVGAVVDGGIRDIEWLDRMDFPVYARYRTPVQSIGRWAVNAWQVEVYLPGATAARVRVRPDDFILADFDGAIVIPQEVVDEVLTRAEALTEKERLIRADLEAGATLPDVLAKYGHV; this is encoded by the coding sequence ATGACCCTCTCAGCCGACCACAAACTCACCCTGCGCGACCGCTTCCTGAAGGTCGACACCGCCAACGTCGCCGACGTGCTCGACGAACTCGGCCTGCCGGACTTCGGCCTGTCCAGTGACCTGTGGCCCATCCGCCAGCGCCTGGAGAAGATGGGCGGGTGGGCCTACACCATCCGCGGCCAGATGACGCCCTACCCCGGCACCGGCGACGCGAGGAAGATGGAGGCCGTCAGCGGCCTGACGCCCGGCCACCTCAGCGTGTGGAGCGGCGGCGGGGCCGAGGGCGTGTGCTTCTTCGGAGAGCTCATCGCGCGCGGCATGCAGTACCGCGGCTGCGTGGGTGCCGTGGTGGACGGCGGCATCCGCGACATCGAGTGGCTTGACCGCATGGACTTTCCGGTCTATGCCCGCTACCGCACGCCGGTGCAGTCCATCGGCCGCTGGGCGGTGAACGCCTGGCAGGTCGAGGTCTACCTGCCGGGGGCCACGGCTGCGCGCGTGCGCGTGCGTCCCGACGACTTCATCCTCGCGGACTTCGACGGGGCCATCGTGATTCCGCAGGAGGTGGTGGATGAGGTGCTGACCCGCGCCGAGGCCCTGACGGAAAAGGAACGCCTGATCCGCGCCGATCTGGAAGCCGGCGCGACCCTGCCCGACGTTCTCGCCAAGTACGGGCACGTCTGA
- a CDS encoding 2Fe-2S iron-sulfur cluster-binding protein, whose translation MTPSRPPSGGADPALLPLTLTVNGEPQTLALDPRVTLLDALREHLHLTGTKKGCDHGQCGACTVLVDGTRILSCLTLAVMHGGQDVTTVEGLGTPDALHPLQAAFVAHDGYQCGYCTPGQLCSAVGALDELERGVPSHVTADLDAVTFSPDELRERLSGNICRCAAYPNIITAVTEVHAAGDRA comes from the coding sequence ATGACACCTTCCCGTCCGCCCTCCGGGGGCGCCGACCCGGCCCTGCTGCCACTGACCCTGACCGTGAACGGCGAGCCGCAGACCCTTGCCCTCGACCCGCGCGTGACGTTGCTGGATGCGCTGCGCGAGCACCTCCACCTGACCGGCACCAAGAAGGGTTGCGACCACGGCCAGTGCGGGGCGTGCACGGTCCTGGTGGACGGCACCCGCATCCTGAGCTGCCTGACGCTGGCCGTGATGCATGGCGGCCAGGACGTGACCACCGTGGAGGGCCTCGGCACGCCGGACGCCCTGCATCCCCTCCAGGCCGCGTTCGTGGCGCACGACGGCTATCAGTGCGGCTACTGCACGCCGGGGCAGCTGTGCTCGGCGGTCGGGGCGCTTGACGAGCTGGAGCGCGGCGTGCCCAGCCACGTCACCGCCGACCTGGACGCCGTGACCTTCAGCCCCGATGAGCTGCGCGAACGCCTGAGCGGGAACATCTGCCGCTGCGCCGCGTATCCCAACATCATCACCGCCGTGACCGAGGTCCACGCCGCCGGGGACCGCGCGTGA
- a CDS encoding aminopeptidase, with protein MTYDPVRHAVLLADYCVTARPGDRVLISGSTLALPLIEALHRTLLERGARPVLRLSYPTQQEDVQRLASDDVLDSLHPVEIEDARALDASIRILTPTPPVADVPASRAARWRAAQAPVALSRLHPRWNLTLYPTPFGAEAAGMTLPEYETFVARAMFLDTPDPVQKWGEIRDFQAGLITRLALADDVHIVSAGTDLHLSVRGRNWSNSDAKRNMPSGEVFTAPLERSANGVAHFDLPTLYGGRVVRGIDLTFKDGEVVEARAEEGEDVLRAALETDEGARFLGELGIGTNAGIQQPSMNILFDEKIGGTVHLAVGQAYAENGGTNTSAVHWDMICDLRKGGRVTLDGEPFQVDGHFVS; from the coding sequence ATGACTTACGATCCTGTCCGCCACGCCGTCCTGCTCGCCGACTACTGCGTCACGGCCCGCCCCGGCGACCGCGTGCTGATCAGCGGCAGCACCCTGGCCCTGCCGCTGATCGAGGCGCTGCACCGCACGCTGCTGGAACGCGGCGCACGCCCCGTGCTGCGCCTGAGCTACCCCACCCAGCAAGAAGACGTGCAGCGCCTCGCCAGCGACGACGTGCTGGACTCGCTGCACCCGGTCGAGATCGAGGACGCACGCGCGCTCGACGCCTCGATCCGCATCCTGACGCCGACCCCGCCGGTCGCCGACGTGCCGGCCAGCCGCGCCGCCCGCTGGCGCGCCGCGCAGGCGCCGGTCGCCCTGAGCCGCCTGCACCCGCGCTGGAACCTCACGCTGTACCCCACGCCCTTCGGGGCCGAGGCCGCGGGCATGACGCTGCCCGAATACGAGACCTTCGTGGCGCGGGCGATGTTCCTGGACACCCCGGACCCGGTGCAGAAGTGGGGCGAGATCCGCGACTTCCAGGCGGGCCTGATCACGCGACTCGCGCTGGCGGACGACGTCCACATCGTGTCCGCCGGCACCGACCTGCATCTGAGCGTGAGGGGCCGGAACTGGAGCAACAGCGACGCCAAGCGCAACATGCCCTCCGGCGAGGTGTTCACGGCGCCGCTGGAACGCAGCGCGAACGGCGTGGCGCACTTCGACCTGCCGACCCTGTACGGCGGGCGCGTGGTGCGCGGCATCGACCTGACCTTCAAGGACGGCGAGGTCGTCGAGGCCCGCGCCGAGGAAGGCGAGGACGTGCTGCGCGCCGCGCTGGAGACCGACGAGGGCGCGCGCTTCCTGGGAGAACTCGGCATCGGCACGAACGCCGGCATCCAGCAGCCCAGCATGAACATCCTGTTCGACGAGAAGATTGGCGGCACGGTCCACCTCGCGGTCGGGCAGGCGTACGCCGAGAACGGCGGGACGAACACCAGCGCCGTGCACTGGGACATGATCTGCGACCTGCGCAAGGGTGGCCGCGTGACCCTGGACGGCGAGCCCTTCCAGGTGGACGGCCACTTCGTGTCGTAA
- a CDS encoding SDR family oxidoreductase, giving the protein MDLGLKDQPAVVLAASAGLGFATALALAREGARVALCSRDLERAQDAARRIEEATGTAVHAYAADVADAHSLTAFIDAAARDLGGLKILVCNAGGPPPGNFAALGEAQWQTAYQLTLMSVVRSVTAALPHLKAGGGGRILALLSSSVKRPLDNLTLSNALRPAVMGLCKSLSVELGPDNIQVNGLAPGRVLTERIQQLDEAAAARRGTTWQAVREASEREVPMGRLGTPDEFGRVAAFLCSPAAQYVNGSTLLVDGGAVTAL; this is encoded by the coding sequence ATGGACCTTGGACTCAAGGATCAGCCGGCCGTCGTCCTGGCCGCCAGCGCCGGGCTGGGGTTCGCCACGGCCCTGGCCCTCGCCCGTGAGGGCGCGCGCGTCGCGCTGTGCTCGCGCGACCTGGAGCGCGCCCAGGACGCCGCCCGCCGGATCGAGGAGGCCACCGGCACCGCCGTTCACGCCTACGCGGCCGACGTGGCCGACGCGCACAGCCTGACGGCGTTCATAGACGCGGCCGCCCGCGACCTCGGCGGCCTGAAGATCCTGGTGTGCAACGCCGGCGGCCCCCCGCCCGGCAACTTCGCGGCCCTGGGCGAGGCGCAGTGGCAAACGGCGTACCAGCTCACGCTGATGAGCGTGGTGCGCAGCGTTACGGCCGCCCTGCCGCACCTGAAGGCCGGCGGGGGCGGGCGTATCCTGGCCCTGCTGAGCAGCAGTGTCAAGCGCCCACTGGACAACCTCACGCTCTCCAACGCCCTGCGCCCGGCCGTGATGGGTCTGTGCAAGTCGCTGAGCGTGGAACTCGGCCCCGACAACATCCAGGTCAACGGCCTCGCGCCGGGCCGGGTGCTCACCGAGCGCATCCAGCAGCTCGACGAGGCCGCCGCGGCGCGCCGGGGCACCACGTGGCAGGCGGTGCGCGAGGCCTCCGAGCGCGAGGTGCCCATGGGCCGCCTGGGCACGCCCGACGAGTTCGGCCGCGTCGCCGCGTTCCTGTGCTCGCCGGCCGCGCAGTACGTGAACGGCAGCACCCTGCTCGTGGACGGCGGCGCGGTCACGGCCCTGTGA
- a CDS encoding FAD binding domain-containing protein, with protein sequence MRAFTYERAATPQAATRAAQADGAKFIGGGTNLLDLMKLEIETPSHLVDVGALPLREVQDTPDGGLRIGALVTNTDLASHPRVRAEYGVLTRAIVAGASGQIRNKATTGGNLLQRARCPYFYDPNLPCNKREPGSGCAALRGYSRTLAVIGTSDACIAQHPSDMAVALRVLDAAVETMRPDGHTRSVPLDDFYRLPGDTPHVETTLDPGELITGVTLPPPVGGRQLYRKVRDRSSYAFALVSVAAIVDGDSVRLAFGGVAPRPWRVEAAETVAQTAPPAERAGAIIDRAFDGARPTAQNAFKLPLLGRTLTAVFEQATTEDQA encoded by the coding sequence GTGAGGGCCTTCACCTACGAGCGCGCCGCCACCCCGCAGGCGGCCACCCGCGCCGCGCAGGCGGACGGCGCGAAGTTCATCGGGGGCGGCACCAACCTGCTCGACCTGATGAAGCTGGAGATCGAGACGCCCTCGCATCTGGTGGACGTCGGCGCCCTGCCGCTGCGCGAGGTGCAGGACACCCCGGACGGCGGTCTGCGCATAGGAGCGCTGGTCACGAACACCGACCTCGCCAGCCATCCGCGCGTGCGGGCCGAGTACGGCGTGCTGACGCGCGCCATCGTGGCCGGGGCGTCCGGGCAGATCCGCAACAAGGCCACCACCGGCGGGAACCTGCTGCAACGCGCGCGCTGCCCGTACTTCTACGACCCCAACCTGCCGTGCAACAAGCGCGAGCCCGGCAGCGGCTGCGCGGCCCTGCGCGGCTACAGCCGCACCCTGGCGGTGATCGGCACGTCGGACGCCTGCATCGCGCAGCACCCGTCGGACATGGCGGTCGCGCTGCGCGTGCTGGACGCGGCCGTGGAGACCATGCGGCCCGACGGCCATACCCGTAGCGTGCCCCTGGACGACTTTTACCGTCTGCCCGGCGACACCCCGCACGTGGAGACCACCCTGGACCCGGGCGAGCTGATCACCGGCGTGACCCTGCCGCCCCCGGTGGGCGGGCGTCAGCTGTACCGCAAGGTGCGCGACCGCTCGTCGTACGCCTTCGCGCTGGTGTCCGTCGCGGCCATCGTGGACGGTGATTCGGTGCGGCTCGCGTTCGGCGGCGTCGCTCCGCGCCCGTGGCGGGTCGAGGCGGCCGAGACGGTGGCGCAGACCGCACCTCCGGCCGAGCGGGCCGGGGCCATCATCGACCGCGCCTTCGACGGCGCCCGGCCCACGGCCCAGAACGCGTTCAAGCTGCCGCTGCTAGGCCGCACCCTCACGGCCGTATTCGAGCAGGCCACCACGGAGGACCAGGCATGA